Proteins from a single region of Ziziphus jujuba cultivar Dongzao chromosome 1, ASM3175591v1:
- the LOC107405444 gene encoding (E,E)-geranyllinalool synthase yields MEFPPSSIEAQLQTIKETMFSDMDPYSLVMPSAYETAWLAMIPDSHQNMNPMFMSCLNWVLNNQQEEGFWGDCDSHGNSTIECLTSTLACIIALKRWNVGAKMIDKGLEYVHSNAKKHLNEIKDDQCPRWFAIVFPTMVELSQTVGLKIELKEMESETLNQRQRILKTERLVESCHYPPLLSYLEVLPSSYYIDNEDITKHFCEDGSLFQSPSATAFAFMVTGNKQCLSYLESLVQRCPNGVPTTYPMDEELIKLCIINHLHRLGLAEHFGPEIEESLEQFYKNYTNRESWAKPINSIEVQLLKDSLAFRLLRMHGYNVSPCSICWFLCDEKIKDAIQNNPDRFVNVMLNIHRATDLKFSGEHELDEARSFSRSLLQKSISMVGADHDQNPIRTLVEQELKLPWTARLDHLEHRIWIEENQGDLLWRGKTSFQRLSSIHNDKLVLLAKQNYEFRQSIYKKELQELKRWSKDWGLNDMGFGREKTMYCYFAIAASFSLPYDSDVRMIVAKSAILITVADDFFDMEGSLSDLETLLDSIERWDCSGLSNHGKIIFNALDNLVQEMAAKYLQRQGTDITNHIREIWYETFDSWMTESKWSRNERVPSIDEYLKVGMTSIATHTIILPASCFMNPSLPPSKLRPPQYENITKLVMVIARLLNDIQSYQKEKDEGKLNSILLCLEKNPELDVEELTANVRGIIEKKKEEFLEQVLMDGFADLPKPCNQLHLYCLKVFQMFFNSSNLYDSNMELLGDIGKAIYIPLEIQSSKSLLHLQEPKSKKVDLPLKFQNSKPNLKPLPLSPKVPITNCHINRPSNHLVWSTNLSMHRLPKTSTSRNGYWKMTRPGPNFSVCFF; encoded by the exons ATGGAATTTCCACCTTCCTCAATTGAAGCCCAGCTCCAAACTATTAAGGAAACCATGTTTTCAGACATGGATCCTTATTCATTGGTTATGCCTTCGGCTTATGAAACAGCATGGTTAGCCATGATACCTGATTCCCACCAAAACATGAATCCCATGTTCATGAGTTGCCTGAATTGGGTGCTCAACAACCAGCAAGAAGAAGGGTTTTGGGGAGACTGTGATAGCCATGGCAACTCCACCATTGAGTGCCTTACCTCTACTCTTGCTTGCATAATTGCGCTCAAGAGATGGAATGTTGGGGCTAAAATGATAGACAAAG GACTGGAATATGTGCATTCAAATGCAAAGAAGCACCTGAATGAAATCAAGGATGATCAATGTCCTCGTTGGTTTGCGATTGTTTTCCCAACAATGGTTGAACTTTCCCAAACAGTTGGTTTGAAAATCGAATTAAAAGAAATGGAGTCAGAGACACTCAATCAAAGGCAACGAATTCTTAAAAC AGAGCGACTTGTCGAAAGCTGCCATTATCCTCCATTACTATCATATCTTGAAGTGTTGCCTTCTTCATATTATATTGATAATGAAGATATAACCAAGCATTTTTGTGAAGACGGCTCGTTGTTTCAATCTCCCTCTGCTACAGCTTTTGCATTTATGGTCACAGGGAATAAGCAATGCTTGAGTTATTTAGAATCGCTAGTTCAAAGATGTCCTAATggag TTCCGACCACGTATCCCATGGATGAAGAGCTTATAAAGCTTTGCATTATCAACCACCTGCACAGGTTGGGGTTGGCTGAGCATTTCGGGCCAGAGATTGAAGAGAGTCTTGAACAATTTTACAA GAACTACACAAATCGAGAATCATGGGCAAAACCCATCAATTCAATAGAAGTTCAGCTGTTGAAAGATTCTTTAGCTTTTCGGCTCCTGAGGATGCATGGGTATAACGTATCGCCAT GTAGCATCTGTTGGTTTTTATGTGATGAAAAAATTAAGGATGCAATACAAAATAATCCTGACCGCTTTGTGAATGTAATGCTTAACATTCATAGAGCTACAGATCTCAAGTTTTCCGGAGAACATGAACTTGACGAGGCAAGATCTTTCTCAAGGAGTCTACTTCAAAAATCCATCTCAATGGTGGGAGCTGATCATGATCAAAATCCAATTCGTACATTG GTTGAACAGGAGTTGAAACTTCCATGGACTGCTCGTTTGGATCATCTGGAACACAGAATTTGGATCGAAGAAAATCAAGGCGACCTATTGTGGAGGGGAAAAACCTCATTCCAAAG GTTGTCAAGTATTCATAATGACAAACTAGTTCTGCTTGCAAAACAAAACTATGAGTTTAGGCAGTCCATCTATAAGAAGGAACTTCAAGAGTTGAAAAG gTGGTCTAAGGACTGGGGACTCAACGACATGGGATTTGGTAGAGAGAAAACTATGTATTGCTACTTTGCCATAGCAGCCAGCTTTTCCCTGCCATATGATTCAGATGTACGAATGATAGTCGCAAAGAGTGCCATACTGATTACAGTTGCTGATGATTTTTTTGACATGGAAGGCTCGTTAAGCGATTTGGAAACTCTCTTGGATTCTATTGAAAG ATGGGATTGTAGTGGATTGAGCAATCATGGTAAGATAATCTTCAATGCCCTTGATAATCTTGTACAAGAAATGGCAGCCAAGTACCTTCAACGTCAAGGAACTGACATAACCAACCATATTCGAGAAATA TGGTATGAAACATTTGATTCTTGGATGACGGAGTCCAAGTGGAGTAGGAATGAGAGAGTACCATCTATAGATGAATATCTTAAAGTTGGGATGACCTCAATTGCCACACACACCATAATTCTTCCAGCTTCATGTTTTATGAACCCAAGCTTACCACCTTCCAAACTTCGTCCTCCTCAATATGAAAACATTACAAAACTAGTTATGGTTATTGCCCGTTTGTTGAATGACATACAAAGTTAtcag AAGGAAAAAGATGAAGGCAAATTGAACTCCATTTTACTCTGCTTGGAAAAAAACCCAGAGTTAGATGTGGAAGAGTTAACCGCTAATGTGAGAGGAATAAtagaaaagaagaaggaagagtTTCTTGAACAAGTTCTAATGGATGGTTTTGCTGATCTGCCCAAACCATGCAACCAACTCCACCTCTATTGCTTGAAAGTATTCCAGATGTTTTTTAACTCATCCAACCTATACGACTCCAACATGGAATTGCTTGGTGATATTGGGAAAGCAATCTATATTCCCCTGGAAATCCAATCCTCTAAATCATTATTGCATCTTCAGGAACCAAAGTCAAAGAAAGTTGATCTTCctctgaaatttcaaaattcgaaGCCTAATCTGAAACCATTGCCACTGTCTCCTAAAGTTCCCATAACAAACTGTCACATTAATCGGCCCTCCAACCATTTGGTCTGGTCTACTAATTTAAGCATGCATCGGCTTCCTAAGACTAGTACTTCACGGAATGGGTACTGGAAAATGACAAGGCCTGGACCAAACTTCAGTGTCTGTTTCTTTTGA